A window of Eubalaena glacialis isolate mEubGla1 chromosome 11, mEubGla1.1.hap2.+ XY, whole genome shotgun sequence genomic DNA:
ATGAGAGGCTGGAATGAAAAAAGAGGGCTTCTACTGAGAGTCGTTCAGGTTCTAGATTGAAAACCAAAGTCCTCATCAAATTATGCAAATCAAAGGAGAAACTAAGTTGTTCTAAGATACAGAAAGTAACAAGTGTAGAACACAACTGGTACAGGATGTAGATAAATCATCTAGTTGCTAACGCAGGGTTACGCACTGGCACCTCATTTTGTTGAGAAAAGGGTCCTGGGCCTTGGAGTTTCCCGAATGAGATAAAAATGAGTTGCGATGATTGCTGTTGGAGAAACCACATTACTGTGGTTACTCTTTTACATATTCCTGGGGATTTACTCTAAGGACTGACTTGGCTTTAGAACGCGAAAGCGTAAAACATTTATAAGGTGTGCCTTGACAGCTTCCAAAGAATTATTCTAATATGGAAGCCAAAGTGAGGAAAATTTGGTTTCTTTGAAAATTCCATCTCACCCACAGCAAGAGTTTTGTCGTTCGAGATTTCAAGGTCATGGGGAAGGAAGATGAGGGGTAAAGAGGAAGTAGCTACTTGTTCTGAAGAAAATACCTTCTCCCTCACTGAGGACCTCAGGGACTCCAGCTGCCTGGCTTCGCCCATGAAAACATTCTCAGTTCTGCCCTCTAAGACTGAATAAGCAAGCCCAGGCATTTCTACAGCGGGCTACCttcatctgtttctttcctcCTTGTCCCCAGCTTGCCGAACTGTGGGAGGAAGCACTTCCCTGAGAGCCGGCGGTGCTCCAGActcctccatcctcctcctcttcccagctGGGATGGCGAGTTCCTGTCGCGGGCCCGTCACTCTCCCCCCAGCCGTCTTGCATAGATTTGGAATCTTTAAGAGAAGAACGAACCAACTGTACGCAATAGCTATATATAACAATAACCGCAACAACCATTTCCCGTAAACGCAGCATTTTCGTGTATTTGTACTTTTGTCTAGTCTACCTGTACGGCAAGGCGAATATCATTCGAACTTTTGAGAGGAGAAATGGAAACCCAAAAAGGGTCAACGATACAGAGTAAGTTAATAAACCACAAATCAAGATTTCCTGGCCTCTGGTTcaatgattttttcccctttatacaAAGTTGACAGAAATCCCCCAATTGAAAAGAACCTGTCGTTACTTACAAGAAATTTCACATCTCAGTTTACAGAAATCTGTTACTCTTAATGAGGATGTTTTACTGCATTCTTTAGTTTTACCCTCCTAAAAGTATGTGATGAACTTTATAATGGACTTTACAAATATGAGGTATGGTAAAGAACAACTGTCTACCTCGCTTGGGGTGAAGAAAACACGCAAAatggatgaaaaaagaaaactgtattaGATTTTGAATATCAAAATTACGGTTAAAGAAGAGAAATTCACATATAGCCATGAAAATTTGAAAGTTATTGGATTTACACACTTGAAATGGATTAGGTACTAAAAAGATCCTAGGCAAAGACAATGTATAAGTAACGGCTTTTAAAAGACAGACGGAGGAAATGTGGTAGACAGGGAACGAGGAAAACAGAACGAAGACAGAGGGAAATCAGGGCTCTAATATTCGACGAAATAGGACGTCATCAGTATCCAGAGTCAAATTTCACCAACATCCCCCTTTAAACAAAGATCTttaatttggagattgggataaATCCTTAATCTCCTTCTGAAAATATTGTATGGAACTGACGGATACACTTTGTGGTAATGATACTCTATACAATGATGGAAGAAGGGAAATACACTATCCTGCCTAGAAGCTCCATCCACACCTTCAATTTACCAAATGACAGGACCTTTACGAAGGGGTAGTTATTTGATTTAGATATCTTCATGTGAAGAGTCTAGAGCCAGAAAGGTGTCTCTTCCAGGCCTTTCCTTGAATGACTGCTGCCATGCCCTAGGACCAGGCCTATGATGCCATGCAGGCACCCATCAAGTACACAGGGTGCAAGGCAGTTGATTTCCTCAGACTGTGGCATCATCTCCCAGCAACGCCCAGGGGAACCTGATGGAACCTCCATGGGGTTCACTGAGCCCCCCTTGCAGGGGCTCTGTGACTGGGCAGCAAGAGGCAGGGCTTGGGGGCTGTTCTCTCCGCTGCTGGTAATGCCATTGATAACCAGGACCATTTCTTCTGCATAGGAGGTTACCCACTATTATTGTAAACACAGGCTTTATACATCCTCTGACAAGCAACAGGAATTAAAGACCCAACATAAGTGACATACTGACCCCTTTAAAGAAGGAAGACATCCACGTAACCCTTCTTCTAGAGAAAGGAGCTGAACTTTTAACAAATGACTTCTTGTAGAAAGATAAAAAAGCTCCGAATTTTAGTCACAGAGCCCACACCAGATATAAGGTATCTGCAGTCTAGACAAGATCACAGGTTAACTATCAGCATCAATTTGGTAGGCTGTGATGATCTAGCCCCTTCCTCTATTACACACTGAAATTACCCAGAGAAGGAGTAAATATAGCTACAGCTTTAACTGCAGATATAGATGATCCTGAAGAgtagaagactttttaaaatctggAGAAAAGTGAGTCTTTTGTGATGGACAAAAGATGATCCTGAAGTTGGGAAAGACACATAAAAATCCTGAAAGTACTGCTAAAGTACCTCCTTGTGCCAAGGGTCTGGTTAATGCCTTCCAACAGCATTTTGGATCTATTCCAAGTCTACAGGATGGTATTTCCCATGATGATACAACCAATTTTACAATGAAAATCAAGACGAAATCAAATTCTTTATAAAGCTATTTCTATGAAGGGAAGGAGGttcgtaatttttaaaatgcagtcaaGTTACATAGGAACAAGAGTGAGTTTCTAGAATACAGATAGCTAAGACGATATTCCTTCCTGTGGCATGGTAAGAATCATACATATCATAAAATAAACTTGACAGTAGAATTTTTTATTCTTGTTCAAATTTTGAGTATTCAGTCTGAccacattttttaatcaaaagacaATTCCTTAAGTCTGCAATATGGTAGAAGAGTGATGTTGGAGTACTttttaagaaaactataaacaagtGAAAACAGATACTTGAAACTGAATTTTTCAATTGAGCACCATCCAATGGGACGTTCCGCAGCATCCATTTACAAAGTTTGCAAATTACTGTGACTACACATTGCCAGCTGGATCTAGTATAGCTTAGATTTTCAATGATCATGAATAACTGTGACGTGCtttgtttaaaaattcaaatgaagaAATCTTTGTTGGGTTCAAGAAACCTTAAATGTCCTTACATGGGTGGATGTATGAGAAGAGagacaaaggggaaaggaaggaacgGAAGGGTGAAGTCACTGGGCAGCAGAGACCTTGTTCCACGTTAAAAGccaggagtttaaaaaaaaaattataccaacATGAGAGTAGAAATGCAAAATAGGTCTAATGAGCAATATTTAAGTTACTGAGCAAAAAAAAAGCACCACATGAAAATTTCAATTCTGGCCAGACACTAAACCTAAGTTAAAACGAAATCAACAAAACTAACTTATGACTTTTAGCTCACTGTAAGCATTTTTACATATGCCAAGTCCCCAGCATTTGCTGCTAACCATTTATTAAAGGTTCAAGGTCCTGAATCTCACTGAAACAACAGTTTAACAACAGCCCTCGCCAAAATGTGTGACCCCCAAAGTTATAATAGACTCCCTCAAAAATAATGCCGTATACTTACTAGGTTTCATGGCATTTGGAGCACTGGAGGGTGTGGTCCCCCAGCCTGTGGTCGATGCTCCTGTGTCATCCATTTCACCCCACCCAGGACTGCTTTCATTTGGCTCACCCCAAGCTGAAGTACCATTATCTGGAGCAGGTGGTGTGCTTTTGCTCCAGACTGTAAAGAAAGGACATGTATCTCTAAGAATGATTTGTTCAATGAACACCATAGTATCCACTGGGGGTGAAGGTAGGAGGAACAGGCACTCCTGAATtctgttggtggaaatataaatagGTACCACCTTCATGGAGGGCACTTGGCATTGTCACTTTAACTTTTTGCCCAGTAATTCCACTGCCAGGAAATTATACCACAGATATACTTGTAAAAGTAGATGAAATTACATGTACAACAATGCCCACTGCATCACTGTCAGATAAcatttggaagcaacctaaatatctacCAAAAAGGGACCAGTCAGACCAATCGTGAGTTGCCCATCAAATGAATACTATACACGAagcaattaaaagacagaaatgtaCATGCTAACGTGGAAAGGTtttaagaataatgaaaaaagcaaggtgaAGAACAGTGTATATAGTACAATCCCTTCcgtgtaaaaattttaaaggatagATATATTTTGCTATAGGTATGAACGGAATTTTTGAATGGCACACAAAATTCTAAGACCTGCAGGGAGAGACCCTAGGGGCTAAGATTCTTTTACTTATtaccttttgcttttctgtacagTTTGAAGGTTTTTActatatgaataaaaatttttacatGTTCTAGGTAGGGAATTAATGAGCAATCTTCATttccttcctcattcttttcaATATTTCAAGAAAAGAACTAATTAAAAGTAATCATTTTCTAAGTGTCCATAACTGGATTCACTGAATACTAAGCTTACTGTGGAAAgtggaaaattaaatattatgactaattttaactaaaaaaacGAACACTTGAATGGTGCATCCTCTTAATTCGTTGAACTATATGAGGACATTCAAGCTGACAATGCCAAACTAAGAATGATTACctgcactactttttttttttttaaaagagttcaaAATCCCGCGGCCACCCTCCCCCGCCgccctgcctttttaaaaatgttcaccaGCACTATTTTTAATTTACCAGGTATGATGTTTCCTACTCAAATAAGGAGGGAAGAAAGTTCAATTCTGGACAACTGATTATCATGAGATAACAATCTCCACACAACGAAGTACTCCACTTCCAGAGGTTAACTGTTAAAAATCATCTGGAAAGTGATGGAAACCTTCCAGATCCCAGCTTTGCTACAGCATTTTCTGATGGTCTCTGCAAGAACAACACAGACTACTTCCCGTCGCCGGGGCAAGAGAAACACAGAGGACGTGTCCACAGGCAGAACCAGGATGGAAGTCAGGTCTATTTCTGCTcctattttaattctttatttttaaatctagagCACAGTTTGTTTAGCAAGATATAAATCTTTTGGATTCTGCAGACCAATACAATTaccaaaacgaaaaaaaaaacaactggggAGACTAACCCAGGGATgccatctttttccttttgccaagaaagaacattaaaatgtactaccagcatttgttatcactATCATTTTATAAAAACGGAGTCTCTGTTAACAACAGCCTAGAGTTAACGTAGGAAAGATTCCCAGAACAAAGCTAAGTTAAATAAATGCATCTTAATAAAAATGCCTTGGTTTAGGATTTCTTTTCTTCACCAAAACCTGTGAGAAAAAGCCATTGCCTACCTGATGCTGATTTAGCGGTCATCGGGGTAGGCAGGTTTGGTTCTCGAGGCGCTGGGCCCCCTTGGGAATTCTTATCCCACAGATTCACATTCTTGTAGTTGTAACTGTTAGGGTCTCCCCACGCTGAAGTGCCATCATCAATGTCCATCTTCCGACTAATCGACTGTGGGGACGGCTCTTCCCAACCACTGGGTTCCTCATCCTTCGGGGCCACTGGCTGCGGCCCGCTGCTCCAGTTGGAACCGGAAGGTCGTCCGTTGCCTGGAGGTGGTGGGGCTGGGCCTCCCCATGAACCAGAAGTCTCTGGTTGTGGTGGCGGCGGCTGCTGTGCCTGCTGCTGCTGTTGGTGCTGCTTGTTCCAGGAACTGGGTTGTCTGCCGGTCTCTGTCCAGGCTGTAGATCTTTTGCAATCTTCCCACCCGCCTTTTGAAGCTAGGCTTGCATTCCCACCGTTCCCCCAAGTTCCGATTTCATTCTGCCCTCCTTCACCCCACCCAGACACAGGTTTACTGGCAGAACTTTCCCAATTGCTGTTTTTCGCCTGATCGACCTCCTCTCCCCAACCATTCTTTCCAGAAGTCCATCCTTGATTGGGCTGGcgtccacctccccacccctgctccttGTTGGAATTCTCATTCCAAGAGGAAGATGTCTTTTCATCTGGTCGTCCTCCTCCCCAACTGGAAGAGTTGTTGTTCTTATAGTCGTTCCAGCCTCCTGTGTTCTTGGGGTCTTTCCACTCTGTAGAGGCTGAGAGCTCCCCCCATCCAGACTTCATTTGATTGCTTTGGCTGGGTGCGTCTCCCCAGCCCCCTGAGTTCTTGGTCTGTGTGGCAGCGCTCTCCCACCCCTCAGTTCCTTTGTCAGATTTCCCCTCGGGCCTTGGCACCTCTTCAATATCCCACACTGTGTCCTGCTTAATTTGAGTTTGGCCCCAGCCAGTGTTTGAGAGCACCCTGGGGTCCAAATCAGTTCGGCTCAAAAGAGTCTGCAAGACAGCCTGACAATCAGGATGTGTGGGCCTGTACGACCGACGGCCAGAATTATGACTGTCACTACTTCCTGCTTTGTGGTTGCTTCCAGTGCTTTGACCTCCAACTTCACTTCCCGTGGAGCTGGAAGATCTTCCCCAACAGGGAGCCTGGGCATTGCCTTGGTTTTCAGGGAGGGGGTGGCCCTTTTGATTGTCCCATGCTCCAGTGCTAGAATTTGGTTGGTTTGGACCACTCCATTCTCCAATTTTCAACTCATCAGACCCAGTCGGCTGTttccattctccctgagagaccCCAGATGTCATTTTGTTCCCTTCACCCCATTTGTTGTCATTAGAGTCCTGAGGGCCAAAGTTCCAGGACCCACCCGTAGACCTGTTATTGTTGTCCCAAGAGTCATTTTTTGACCCGGTTGATTTCTGAACAGGAGCTCCTTTCCAGGAGTCCTCTCTATCCTTTCCATTGTTCCCATTGTTTCCAGAATTGCTTTGTCCAGAGGCTGTGTCAGTTCCAGAAGACCCCCTAGCTGCACTCCAAGATCCAACACTCCCAGTCTTTCGATCTCCAGTGCTTTGTGAAGGGGCATCAGTGCTCCTGGAGGCGTTCCCCAAGCCCATTCCGAAGGGCATTCCCTTATTCTCCATGGGGTTTGGTGAACTTAAGTTCAAGGAGttagtgtttccattttttggtccATCAGTGTTATGAATTTGAGCCTGTTCTCTGCCAGAGACAACAAAATTAACACCCGCATTTTCCATCTTTGACTGCTGTTCCCTGGATGCCTGACCTACTGTGCTAACCTGTGCATTGGAATTACTAGTATCCGCTTCCAATGCCCCTTTCCTAGAATTTCCTTCTTGGACCAGCGCTGGCCAGGCAGATGGGTTGCTATTTGGGTTAAAGTTGCTGAAGCCAGAGCCAGGTCCAATTCTATCCTGACCGCTCACATTCCTCCAATTTCCTAGTCCATTGTTGCTTTCTGTAGTAGAGTTGGAAGATTGAACAGATTTAGCCTTAGGGTCAGATTTCCAGACCCCAAGATTACATTCGTTCCCAGAACTTGCAGACTGGCACTGGCTCCCTTTTCCTTTGTTACTAGTGGTGCTTCCTGGCAGAGTGCTCTTCTCAGAGCCAGGGTTCGAGGCACTGTTGTTATCGGTGGTGTTTTCGGAAGAAGACTCAGTGTCTTTGCTGGCAATGCAAGGCCACTCTTCCATGTCAGACCCGTCTACAATCACCTTGTCCCAGATGTGAATAGGGTTGGGGGAGGCGCCGTTGTTGGAGGAGGCTCCCGGGCCCCAAGTGGGATTTGCATAATGTGAAGCAGCAGCACCTCCAAGGGCTGACTCTGAGAAAGAGAGTGTCTCATCAATCACAGCTGCACATGCATGCTCTATTAACACCCCAAGCTCAAAGTGCCCCAGAGGAGAGCTCACCATGCTTCCCCGCAAACTAGTTCTCTACCCAGCTGCCTGCCTTGGTGAACTGTATCACACCCGTCTTAGTCATCTCTTCTGTTTTGCCAGGTTGGTGTATTTGCTAAATCTCACCCCCTCAGCATCTCTCAAAGGTACCCTCTTGCCATTCCTAGTGACAGAGAAGGGCCTTCCTGTATCTTGAGACAAGGCAATAACACCCTGTACTTGCTTTGTATCTCCAATCCATGCTGAACACTCCTGGCTGCAGTGAGTTTTCTAAAGCACACTTTTGATTATATCACTGCTGTATGGAAGGCAGTGGATAGTTTCTTAGTGTACAAGAATAAAGCTGAACTCTTTGGACTGAGGTTTGATCAAGATGCTCCACAACCTGGGACCAACTGACTCTTCTAGTCTCACCTTCCACTGCTCTCTCTGATGATGCCCACATTCCACAAATTGCACCTTCTCACCCTGGAACCATTCCACATAGTCACCTCCACATAGGCACCTCctgttttttccttctgaattcaCAAGCTGAAATTTATCTGTCTTTCTGGGCCTAGTTCAAGTGCCGTTGCTTCTATGAAACTTTTTTGAGCTTACCACCTGAAAACCACCTTTCCCTGTCTGGAGCCATTTTGCTCAGTGTACTGTGTTCACATCTTCCTTTCCCCACGTCAGTGCCTTTTAGTCAGAGACCTATCTTGCTAACGTTTGACTTCCACATGGCGACCAGGGAACTGCTGCTCAGTAAACGTCTACTGAATGAGGAATGCCCACCCAGCTAGATGCCAGGGGCAGACAAGCATGAATCAGTTTGTATGCCCAAGGAACTTGATAAAATAGTCTGGCTCAGCACATATTTGATGGAATTTACTATATTTGGTGGGGGGAAAAACGACCCGTTTTTAGCCCAATAATTTCTAAACTTATTCCTTTCACCAAAGAGCTTTAAATCAATATGACGTTGAAAAAAAACTATTACATAGAGCCATATAAAAATAAGGAAGCAGAGAATCTCAAACTCTTGAGATTAGGGGCTCCTTGGTTTTAAGAATGTAAACAGGAGACTGACTCACACTGGACCCATGTCGACGTCCAGGCCTGGCTAGACTCAGCTGCTGAAGTGCCCGGCACAACCGCTCCCTCACACTTCCCTTTGCAGCTGGTTACGAGGAGCCAGGAAGGAAGGGCCAGGAGGCCTTTCCCTGCCTGATTTGGGTCTGGCCTGACAGCCACCACAAGAAGCCTTCTATACAGGGCTTATCTCTGTATGAAGCCTGTGTCGCCGCGAGCTTTCTTTCCATCTTCGCTTGGCACACAAGATGGTAACAGAATTTTCTAGGCAATTCTACGTTCAAATCAGAACTAGAATAAAGTGTCCTGTCATTAACAACCACCAGGCTCATTGTCCTTGCCAACGCTTGATGGTCTTCAAGCTCTGAATTTTAATAtagtctcaaaaaatattttaagaatacgTGGAAATCTGTTAACAAGCTTTAaacaaaaaggggggggggatggtATCTGGAAGTTCTTTACTGTTAGCTGTTTAGTATTCATctattaaaaactctcaaaacttcCAGTAGGACCCTTCAGCTAAAGATCCCTTATATCTACATATAGTTTTTAACAAAGCTCAAAATCCAGGGCTCTCTAAAgaaatactgattttaaaaatctaataaaagaaTGGTattatgtgggatcctcccaagaTTCTACATTATCATCTAAGAGACCATTCTCTCTATTCTCCCAGCATTCCAGGAACGTAAACACGGGAGTCTAAGATTCAGAACCAGCCTCTGCACTAGCCTCATTTCCAGTCGCCCCCTGAGCACACACCTGTGGGGGAAGCTGGGACTACGGAGGCTCGAACTGTAATGCTCTTGTCTGAGGAGGAAAAAAGGTcccaaagagagaggaaaaacagcAGTGACATTAGACGCTCAGGCCAAGACCACACACTCACTGGACACCAAAACCCAGTTTCAGGAGAGAAATGCTGGTACACATCTCACACTGGGCTCCTCCCCCATCTTTTGAGTAACCCCAGGCGTCTATATAATTAACGTGGACTTGACATGGGCAACACAAGCGACATGCTCACTCCCTGCAGCCGCCGTGCCTCCCGTTCACCTGCATGAGGCTCGCTCACCTGGTGCGGTCCCACCCTCGCTCTGCAGCAGCGCTCCTGTCACTTGTGCGTTGGGGTTTGCTCCGGGCGCTGTGGAGGGAggaggccccgccccgcccccgaggAGCATGCAGGACGGTGGAGGAGGCTGCCCACGCTTTAGTAACACTTTGTGGTCCTGCTGGCAACGGAATCGCGGCGGCACCTCCCGAGGCATGTAGCGGGCGGCGCTTGGCGGTTGTCCGTTCGGCACTGCCACCCTTTTGGCATTGTTGCCACCATTGACTGGTGGCGATGGAGAGCTGCCAATCGGGCTGGCGGCCGTTGGTTGGCTTAAACTTGGTTTCGTCACTTCGGgcactgaaagagagagattgGGAAACAGCCTTTGAGATCAAATGCATTTTTCtgaagattatttttaagaaagcttGCATGAGACCAATTCTAATAAGACAACTCTTCTTTCACCCAACTCTGAGGGACATGGTCTTTCCAGATTCCCCAGCATCTTCAGTTTACCGAAGGTAGGGTAAGGGCAGCGAGTGATGGTGACAAGGATTCAAAGACTGCGGTATCATGGAATTACATTCCATTAACtaaggaggagaggggagcaaGCACCATTCACTCCCCTAAATCAATAGTGGAACACCTGAAGGGCTGCCCAGAAGGTCTAAGGATGCATACAAACCCCACACAAAACCCATGGTAAAGGTTCAAGGCTCTCAGCCCAAGGACCCTTTTCCTTCATCCACATTCTGAAAGACTGGCCTCTGAGaaaatttcccccaaatcccTGGACTAGGTAGGCTATGCACCCTTCATTCGGGCTCCTGGAACACGCTGTCCATCTCTGTACCACTGAATGAACCGGTTATATTGACGTTCTCCATTTACAGACCCTTCTCCCCACCATGCCAGAAGTTCCTCAATGGCAGGAACccatctttcatctttttttcttaggGCCTGGTACAGAGTAGACCCCTACAGGGAACCCCAGGCCTAGAGAATCACAAAATCAACTTGGTTTTGGTTTCTACAGCCACCTGAACTCAAAGACTCTTGGCACTCTGTGTAAACATTAGAAATGTTATCTTTTTGcttttgtccaaaaaaaaaaaaaaaaaaaaaagtggaccttgtgtgtgtgtctttcaactgttcatttaaaataaaaatttcaaaatgtagaTAGTTTTCCTATTTACTTTAAACACTTAAGGTTTCCCCTCACTTTTACAACGGCAAACAGGAAGTACTGGGACACTGAGACGACCGTGAAGCTCTGCAGGACCCCTTGGCTTCCCCTCAACCCTACAGAGAATGTTCCTCTGGATCTGCACCTCCCTTGCTTCATCTTACCAAAAGACTGCCACCCTTTCCAAGAAAATCCACCTGGTAAATACAGGCTGGCGGCAATACAGAAACAATCATTGAGACTGGTAATTCAGATGATTCTGAGGCCCAAATCCTTGACACCCAGAGTCATGTTAGGGCCAGCCCTGGTGGCAGTATTGCTCTAACTGCTGAAATGATGCTGGGCCAGCATGTTGCTCATTGAACTGGCTCCTTTATGAGGAGAGAGATACATCATCAGAAACCAGGGGGCCCAATCTATACCCACTGGACATTGGTGAGTACTGTgagtaacaggaaaaaaaagagtaggagCCTGAACTAACTGCAAAGCAATGCTTGGGTCTAACCTTAGCCAATCATGAGGCAGTTCTGGGCCTCCTAGTAAGGAAGGGAGGTCagaggataaatgaatgaatgaatgaataaataagtaaataaacatatttcttaagaaaataaattggtCATTAtctaatattattaatatagtaCCCTTTGCATGACTTGTAACAGCCAGTGGATAAAtaactgataaatgaatgaataaagatgaatTATTTAATGATTCATTTTCTATCTGTGCCTGGAGGATTCCATAGCACATGGCATTCCCAATCCCCTTTCCTCTTATTATGAGAATAAACAAGAAGCTGACAAAGGCTGGCGGGATTCTTCCCAACTAGCTTTTAGGATAGAAGGAGTTATGCTTCTGCAAGGCTACCCTTCTATAAGAGGGCTAGAATCTCCCCTTTAAGGTAACCAGGTTTGTTACATGCCTTCCCTCATTTCTCTAAAATAGAGTAAGACATGGAAAGGAGAGTCTacagagctgagatctgaacaTCAGTTCGACTAACTTTACAACATTCATAGCATAACCAAAGAAATCTGGTGGGTACTGTGTACTGTGCAAGATTCCCTGCAAAAGCTCCTCAAGGCATTTTCCCACCATCACATCAGAGGTAGAATGGATCATAAACGATGAAGTCATTATAAAACAGGAGCACCGCTTGACCACTCTCCTTGCAACATGGTGCTCTATTCTGGGAGATTAGCCATTCAAAACTCTAGGACACAGTCAGAAA
This region includes:
- the TNRC6B gene encoding trinucleotide repeat-containing gene 6B protein isoform X1; protein product: MQTNEGEVSEESSSKVEQEDFVMEGHGKTPPPGEESKQEKEQEREEQLMEDKKRKKEDKKKKEATQKVTEQKTKVPEVTKPSLSQPTAASPIGSSPSPPVNGGNNAKRVAVPNGQPPSAARYMPREVPPRFRCQQDHKVLLKRGQPPPPSCMLLGGGAGPPPSTAPGANPNAQVTGALLQSEGGTAPESALGGAAASHYANPTWGPGASSNNGASPNPIHIWDKVIVDGSDMEEWPCIASKDTESSSENTTDNNSASNPGSEKSTLPGSTTSNKGKGSQCQSASSGNECNLGVWKSDPKAKSVQSSNSTTESNNGLGNWRNVSGQDRIGPGSGFSNFNPNSNPSAWPALVQEGNSRKGALEADTSNSNAQVSTVGQASREQQSKMENAGVNFVVSGREQAQIHNTDGPKNGNTNSLNLSSPNPMENKGMPFGMGLGNASRSTDAPSQSTGDRKTGSVGSWSAARGSSGTDTASGQSNSGNNGNNGKDREDSWKGAPVQKSTGSKNDSWDNNNRSTGGSWNFGPQDSNDNKWGEGNKMTSGVSQGEWKQPTGSDELKIGEWSGPNQPNSSTGAWDNQKGHPLPENQGNAQAPCWGRSSSSTGSEVGGQSTGSNHKAGSSDSHNSGRRSYRPTHPDCQAVLQTLLSRTDLDPRVLSNTGWGQTQIKQDTVWDIEEVPRPEGKSDKGTEGWESAATQTKNSGGWGDAPSQSNQMKSGWGELSASTEWKDPKNTGGWNDYKNNNSSSWGGGRPDEKTSSSWNENSNKEQGWGGGRQPNQGWTSGKNGWGEEVDQAKNSNWESSASKPVSGWGEGGQNEIGTWGNGGNASLASKGGWEDCKRSTAWTETGRQPSSWNKQHQQQQQAQQPPPPQPETSGSWGGPAPPPPGNGRPSGSNWSSGPQPVAPKDEEPSGWEEPSPQSISRKMDIDDGTSAWGDPNSYNYKNVNLWDKNSQGGPAPREPNLPTPMTAKSASVWSKSTPPAPDNGTSAWGEPNESSPGWGEMDDTGASTTGWGTTPSSAPNAMKPNSKSMQDGWGESDGPATGTRHPSWEEEEDGGVWSTAGSQGSASSHSSASWGQGGKKQMKCSLKGGNSDSWMNPLAKQFSNMGLLSQTEDNPSSKMDLSVGSLPDKKFDVDKRAMNLGDFNDIMRKDRSGFRPPNSKDMGTTDSGPYFEKGGNHGLFGNSTAQSRGVHTPVQPLNSSPNLRAQVPPQFISPQVSASMLKQFPNSGLNPGLFNVGPQLSPQQIAMLSQLPQIPQFQLACQLLLQQQQQQQLLQNQRKLSQAVRQQQEQQLARMVSALQQQQQQQRQPSMKHSPSHPVGPKPHLDNMVPNALNVGLPDLQTKGPIPGYGSGFSSGGMDYGMVGGKEAGTESRFKQWTSMMEGLPSVATQEANMHKNGAIVAPGKTRGGSPYNQFDIIPGDTLGGHTGPAGDSWLPAKSPPTNKIGSKSSNASWPPEFQPGVPWKGIQNIDPESDPYVTPGSVLGGTATSPIVDTDHQLLRDNTTGSNSSLNTSLPSPGAWPYSASDNSFSNVHSTSAKFPDYKSTWSPDPIGHNPTHLSNKMWKNHISSRNTTPLPRPPPGLTNPKPSSPWSSTAPRSVRGWGTQDSRLASASTWSDGGSVRPSYWLVLHNLTPQIDGSTLRTICMQHGPLLTFHLNLTQGTALIRYSTKQEAAKAQTALHMCVLGNTTILAEFATDDEVSRFLAQAQPPTPAATPSAPAAGWQSLETGQTQSDPVGPALNLFGGSTGLGQWSSSAGGSSGADLAGASLWGPPNYSSSLWGVPTVEDPHRMGSPAPLLPGDLLGGGSDSI